The DNA window GACCACTAACGGGAGCTGTAGCAGCTCTACTCCTTACATCAGGCTTAGCTATATGATTTCACTTTGGATCAATAATTCTTTTAACCCTAGGCCTAATTACTATAGTACTAACTATAATTCAATGATGACGAGACGTAATTCGAGAAGGAACATTCCAAGGACATCACACTCCACCCGTTCAAAAAGGATTACGATATGGAATAATCCTATTTATTACATCAGAAGTATTCTTCTTTATTGGATTCTTCTGAGCATTTTACAACTCAAGCTTAGCCCCTACATATGAATTAGGGGAATGCTGGCCACCAACAGGAATTACCCCATTAAACCCATTTGAAGTTCCACTTTTAAACACAGCAGTACTTCTAGCATCAGGAGTTACTGTCACATGAGCTCACCATAGCATCATGCATGGCGATCGAAAAGAAGCAATTCAATCACTAACTTTAACCATTCTTCTTGGACTTTATTTTACAGCCCTTCAAGCCATAGAATATTACGAAGCCCCATTTACAATTGCAGATGGAGTGTACGGATCAACATTTTTTGTAGCAACTGGTTTCCACGGTCTTCATGTCATTATTGGCTCATTATTCCTATCTGTTTGTCTTCTTCGACAAATTCAATATCACTTCACATCAAAACACCACTTCGGCTTTGAAGCCGCATGATACTGACACTTCGTTGACGTAGTATGACTATTCCTTTACGTATCGATCTATTGATGAGGATCATACTTTCTTAGTATTAACCAGTACACGTGACTTCCAATCACAAAGTCTTAGTTAGAATCTAAGAGAAAGTAATGACAGCCACTATCCTAATAATTGCCATAACTCTATCAACTATTCTAGCAATCTTAAGTTTTTGACTTCCCCAAATAACCCCTGATATAGAAAAACTCTCCCCCTACGAGTGT is part of the Xenopus laevis mitochondrion, complete genome genome and encodes:
- the COX3 gene encoding cytochrome c oxidase subunit III (TAA stop codon is completed by the addition of 3' A residues to the mRNA), whose protein sequence is MAHQAHAYHMVDPSPWPLTGAVAALLLTSGLAMWFHFGSMILLTLGLITMVLTMIQWWRDVIREGTFQGHHTPPVQKGLRYGMILFITSEVFFFIGFFWAFYNSSLAPTYELGECWPPTGITPLNPFEVPLLNTAVLLASGVTVTWAHHSIMHGDRKEAIQSLTLTILLGLYFTALQAMEYYEAPFTIADGVYGSTFFVATGFHGLHVIIGSLFLSVCLLRQIQYHFTSKHHFGFEAAWYWHFVDVVWLFLYVSIYWWGS